One stretch of Oncorhynchus clarkii lewisi isolate Uvic-CL-2024 chromosome 3, UVic_Ocla_1.0, whole genome shotgun sequence DNA includes these proteins:
- the LOC139388650 gene encoding U4/U6 small nuclear ribonucleoprotein Prp31 yields the protein MSLADELLADLEEAGDEGEDGLYPGEEGESDGEAGEGHVEGGLEDIPEEMEVDYSGAESVSSIAKLRNSKQFSEIMDKIAIYVEKQRKNSEVSGPVEADPEYKLIVAANNLTVEIENELNIIHKFVRDKYSKRFPELESLVPNSLDYVRTVKELGNNLDKCKNNENLQQILTNATIMVVSVTASTTQGTMLGEDELKRLEEACDMALELNQSKHRIYEYVESRMSFIAPNLSVIVGASTAAKIMGIAGGLTNLSKMPACNLMLLGTQKRTLSGFSSTALLPHTGYIYHCDVVQTLPPDLRRKAARLVSAKCTLASRVDSFHESADGKVGYDLKEEIEKKFDKWQEPPPVKTVKPLPAPLDGQRKKRGGRRYRKMKERLGLTEIRKHANRMTFAEIEDDAYQEDLGFSLGQLGKSGSGRVRQAQVNEATKARISKSLQRKLQKQNMTYGGRSTVGGRSTVGSRSTVGGRSTVGGRSSVRDNSSGTSSSVAFTPLQGLEIVNPHAAEKKVAEANQKYFSNMAEFLKVKKEGEGK from the exons ATGTCTCTGGCGGATGAGCTCCTGGCTGATCTGGAGGAGGCGGGGGATGAGGGGGAGGATGGGCTGTACccgggggaagagggggagagtgatggggaggcaggggagggacATGTAGAGGGAGGTTTGGAGGACATTCCAGAGGAGATGGAGGTGGACTACAGCGGAGCTGAGAGTGTCTCGTCCATCGCTAAACTACGCAACAGCAAACag TTCTCAGAGATCATGGACAAAATTGCAATCTATGTCGAGAAGCAGCGCAAGAACTCTGAAG TCTCCGGTCCGGTGGAGGCAGACCCAGAATACAAGCTCATCGTTGCTGCCAATAACCTCACAGTAGAAATTGAGAACGAACTGA ACATCATTCACAAGTTTGTACGTGACAAGTATTCTAAGAGGTTCCCTGAGTTGGAGTCCCTGGTGCCCAACTCTCTGGATTACGTCCGCACTGTCAAG GAGCTGGGGAACAACCTGGACAAGTGTAAGAACAACGAGAATCTGCAGCAGATCCTGACCAACGCCACCATCATGGTGGTCAGCGTCACAGCCTCCACCACACAGGG GACGATGCTGGGTGAGGATGAACTGAAGAGGTTGGAGGAGGCCTGTGACATGGCGCTAGAGCTGAACCAATCAAAACACAGGATCTATGAATATGTGGAGTCCAGGATGTCGTTCATTGCTCCTAATCTGTCAGTCATCGTTGGAGCCTCGACCGCAGCCAAGATCATGG GTATTGCTGGGGGCCTGACCAACCTGTCTAAGATGCCAGCCTGTAACCTGATGCTACTGGGAACCCAGAAGAGGACCCTGTCAGGGTTCAGCAGCACTGCTTTGCTCCCACACACCGGCTACATCTACCACTGTGATGTGGTCCAGACTCTACCCCCG GACCTGAGGAGAAAGGCAGCACGCCTGGTTTCAGCTAAGTGCACCCTGGCATCCCGAGTGGACAGCTTCCACGAGAGTGCAGACGGCAAG GTGGGCTACGACCTGAAAGAGGAGATCGAGAAGAAGTTTGATAAATGGCAGGAGCCTCCACCAGTGAAGACTGTCAAACCCCTGCCAGCACCGTTGGAcggacagaggaagaagagaggagggcggAG GTATCGTAAGATGAAGGAGCGTCTGGGTCTGACAGAGATCAGGAAACATGCCAACAGGATGACCTTCGCAGAG atTGAGGATGATGCGTACCAGGAGGACCTGGGTTTCAGTCTGGGCCAGCTGGGGAAGTCGGGCAGCGGACGCGTCAGACAGGCTCAGGTCAACGAGGCCACCAAGGCCAGGATATCCAAGTCCCTACAGAGGAAGCTGCAGAAGCAGAACATGACATACGGCGGCAGGTCCACAGTTGGCGGCAGGTCCACAGTTGGCAGCAGGTCCACAGTCGGCGGGAGGTCCACAGTTGGCGGGAGGTCCTCGGTCAGAGACAACTCCTCAGGAACAAGTTCCAGCGTAGCCTTCACTCCACTACAG GGACTGGAGATCGTGAACCCGCATGCAGCAGAGAAGAAGGTGGCTGAGGCCAACCAGAAATACTTCTCCAACATGGCAGAGTTCCTCAAGGtcaagaaggagggagagggaaagtga